A genomic region of Eucalyptus grandis isolate ANBG69807.140 chromosome 5, ASM1654582v1, whole genome shotgun sequence contains the following coding sequences:
- the LOC104443803 gene encoding oxalate--CoA ligase, whose product MGEELTLTGLLKKAAQDFPDRRAVSACGKFGLTHAQLRELVDHAAALLAASGIVAGNVVALAFPNTIEFVILFLAVIRCRATAAPLDPIYTAKEFKFYLSHSRSKFLLIPQEGNLRARSAASELNIPRLTAKLHSANSRITLSSTDVEPSLDSMSKVVNDPSDIALLLHSSSATGCPKRMLLTQRNLASSVRNIKWEFELTESDSTVIVLPLFHVHSLVAGLLSSLAAGAAVALPAVVRFLVPTFLGDMKSYNATWYTADASLHQIILDRHLSKPKPAYPKLRFIVSCSVSLAPSIRDRLKEAFSAPVVEAYAMTEATRLTASDPLPEDGEQEPRSVGRPVGQEMTTSDEHGAIQAAAAGVSCEVCIRGLNVTEGYKNNPKSNKQAFRFRLFHTGRVGYIRSDAGLLRSRFLPDKLEVASAYRSNDTPEGNNAPKTTKENKTETERGEEEGGPSLKLTVKFEKFSGPKQFSYEELMIAIADRKILGRGGFGVVYEGHIGDACTHVAVKELTSNSGQGIKEYESEVMALSQLRHKNLVPLIGYCHEADKFILVYKFMSNGSLEDHLFNGGTLLNWESRYRIAKGLALALYYLHEQCDQYVIHRDIKSSNVMLDEKFNAKLGDFGLARLVDHARGPITTQLIGTWGYAAPEYCVTGRASKETDVYSFGVVLLEIGSGRRVIDSELGPGLAQWLWMQYGPDKLAHAVDSRLGKDFDKKQAEALMMVGLWCAHSTATSRPSIEDAMAVLNLKAKIKPRELPLKITQSPHRIDRKVSPGCLGF is encoded by the exons ATGGGGGAGGAACTTACGCTCACGGGCCTGCTGAAGAAGGCGGCGCAGGATTTCCCCGACAGGAGAGCCGTCTCCGCCTGTGGGAAGTTCGGCCTGACGCACGCACAGCTGCGGGAGCTCGTTGACCACGCTGCTGCGCTCCTCGCCGCCTCCGGCATCGTTGCTGGCAACGTCGTTGCGCTTGCATTCCCGAACACCATCGAG TTTGTGATCCTGTTTCTGGCGGTAATCCGTTGCCGAGCCACGGCAGCTCCGCTTGACCCCATCTACACAGCTAAGGAGTTCAAGTTCTACCTTTCCCACTCGAGATCGAAGTTCCTATTGATACCACAAGAAGGTAACCTACGGGCTCGATCGGCTGCTTCCGAGCTTAACATCCCCCGCCTAACCGCCAAGCTTCACTCTGCGAATTCCAGAATCACCCTCTCTTCGACTGACGTAGAGCCAAGCCTTGACTCGATGTCCAAAGTTGTCAACGATCCCTCGGATATAGCTCTGCTCTTGCATTCCTCCAGCGCCACGGGCTGCCCTAAACGCATGCTGCTAACTCAGCGCAATTTGGCTTCATCGGTTCGGAACATCAAGTGGGAGTTTGAACTAACGGAGTCGGACTCTACAGTGATTGTGCTTCCGTTGTTCCATGTGCACAGCTTAGTTGCTGGATTATTGAGCTCTTTAGCTGCCGGAGCTGCTGTGGCCCTCCCGGCAGTTGTTAGGTTCTTGGTGCCCACATTTTTGGGAGATATGAAGTCATACAATGCAACATGGTACACGGCAGACGCTTCACTCCACCAGATCATCCTGGACCGCCACCTCAGCAAGCCAAAGCCGGCTTACCCAAAGCTTCGATTCATAGTGAGCTGCAGCGTGTCACTCGCGCCCTCTATCCGGGATCGGCTCAAGGAGGCATTTAGTGCACCCGTGGTCGAGGCTTATGCAATGACGGAGGCTACTCGCCTGACGGCTTCAGACCCCTTGCCTGAAGATGGTGAGCAAGAGCCGAGGTCAGTTGGGAGACCGGTGGGGCAGGAGATGACGACTTCGGATGAGCATGGGGCCAtacaggcggcggcggcgggcgtgAGCTGTGAAGTGTGCATAAGGGGACTGAACGTGACCGAGGGCTATAAGAACAATCCAAAGTCAAATAAGCAGGCCTTCCGGTTCAGGTTGTTTCATACGGGTCGTGTTGGATATATTCGTTCGGATGCTGGGCTCTTGAGGTCGAGATTTTTACCAGATAAGTTAGAAGTCGCCAGTGCATACCGGAGCAATGATACGCCAGAGGGAAATAATGCACCTAAGACAACCAAAGAGAACAAAACCGAGACCGAGAGAGGTGAAGAAGAAGGCGGCCCTAGTTTGAAATTAACCGTAAAGTTCGAAAAGTTCAGTGGACCAAAGCAGTTCTCCTATGAAGAGTTGATGATCGCAATTGCAGATCGCAAGATTCTGGGAAGAGGAGGTTTTGGCGTCGTGTACGAAGGGCACATAGGAGACGCTTGCACACACGTCGCCGTGAAGGAATTAACCTCTAATTCGGGCCAAGGGATAAAGGAGTATGAATCCGAGGTGATGGCGTTAAGCCAACTTAGGCATAAAAACTTGGTGCCACTTATAGGCTATTGTCACGAGGCGGATAAATTCATCCTAGTATACAAATTCATGAGTAATGGTAGCTTGGAGGATCATTTGTTTAATGGAGGAACCTTGTTGAATTGGGAAAGTAGGTACAGAATCGCTAAGGGATTAGCCTTGGCACTATATTACTTGCATGAACAATGTGATCAATATGTGATCCATAGGGATATCAAGTCCAGCAACGTCATGCTTGATGAAAAGTTCAATGCCAAATTGGGAGATTTTGGATTGGCTAGGCTAGTAGACCATGCCAGAGGGCCAATAACGACTCAACTGATAGGAACATGGGGTTATGCGGCTCCGGAATACTGTGTAACGGGTAGGGCAAGTAAGGAAACTGATGTCTACAGTTTTGGAGTCGTCCTTTTAGAAATAGGATCAGGGAGAAGGGTCATCGACTCAGAACTAGGCCCAGGCCTTGCACAGTGGTTATGGATGCAATATGGGCCCGATAAGTTGGCCCATGCGGTGGACTCGAGGCTCGGCAAGGATTTTGACAAGAAACAGGCGGAGGCCTTGATGATGGTGGGGCTGTGGTGTGCTCATTCCACGGCTACTTCTCGGCCTTCGATTGAAGACGCAATGGCTGTTTTGAACTTGAAGGCAAAGATAAAGCCTCGCGAACTCCCCTTGAAGATAACGCAGTCCCCACATAGAATTGATCGGAAGGTCTCGCCTGGATGCTTGGGGTTTTGA